The window aagcctaattaggaaaataaagaagaagcagaaacatacttatctcatgcagtgcaatctggatcaaatcaagatgatggtcaaagatgaagacatctcagaaagcatgcataagacaaagttgtgcagcattgtttttagattagagtgcattttgtaatctagctaaaagctttgtaaaacttggagtatataaccaagttagtagcatcagttgaacttgttcaaattacttgagagaaaaatctaagagttagaacttgtttgagtgatgaaccagcagctgtgcgaattgtaaaacaatccacagattcttctatataaaatctcacgggtggatcattcaatccacccgtatttttaatacttggtgtttttctgtttattgtgttcttagtgtattgttcttgaatcttttaaaattataaaagattgtattcaacccccccttctacaatctttctcatagttggtgtaaaataacagatggtgatgatccaggcaatggtggaggaaatggtggaaacactggagattccactaacgctagtggtggatcatcaagtcatcctggcagcaactcagggggagctgatggatcaactagtcacacatttcagcataatgacaatactgctgaatcatcaagatcacatcttccaagggaaaggatctggagcagagatcatccttttaatttaattattggtgatcccgATGTTGGTgtaaagactagaagtgctacgtctaatgaatgtttattttctggttttctatctcaactggaaccaaagaaaatagatgaagcacttgctgatcctgattgggttcttgccatgcaagaagagctcaatcaatttgagagacaagaagtctgggccctggttccaaggcctaagggtaaatctataattggagctagatgggtctaccggaacaagttagatggtgatggcattgttgtgagaaacaaagccagactggttgcaaaaggttattctcaagaggaaggaattgactatgatgaaacctatgctccagttgctcgccttgaagccatcagaatatttcttgcatttgctgcacactccaacttcaaggtttatcaaatggatgtgaaaagtgcatttctgaatggaaagcttgaagaagaagtatatcttgaacagcctcctggctttgaaaatccagaatttgctgactttgtctacttcttattcaaagctgtctatggcctcaagcagtcaccaagaacctggtatgacaccctctctgagtttttaattgaaaataatttcactagaggtgtcatagacaaaactctcttttacaaattgcatgataataatatgatatttgttcaaatatatgttgatgatattatatttggttctagtAACGatgacttgtgcaagagatttgctaagttaatgcagagtaattatgagatgagtatgatgggtgagctgtcctacttccttggtcttcaagtaagccaaaaggaagatggtatttttatttgccaatctaagtatgttagagatcttctgcgaaagtacaatctagaagactcttcaccggcaaagacacccatggccactgccacaaagcttgaccaggataaatctggtaagaaagttgatatctcaagctatcgaggtatgattggctcattactctatctcactgctagtaggccagatattatgtttgcaacatgtttgtgtgctaggttccaagctgatcctaaggaatcacatcttatagccgtcaaaaggatctttagatatcttaagggtacacctggcttaggtatttggtaccctaagaatactggttttgacttaactggctatacagattctgattatgcaggatgcaggattgataggaagagtacgtctggaagctgtcaatttctaggacgacggttggtttcctggtacagcaagaagcagcactccgtgtctacttctactgctgaagctgagtatatagctgctggtagctgctgtgctcagatactctggatcaggaatcaattaaatgattatggtgttgtagtaaacaaaattcctatattttgtgataatacaagtgccatagccatttccaacaatccggttcaacattcaagaaccaagcacattgatatcaggtatcattttattcgagaacatgtcatgaatggtacagtggtgttacattttgtacccacgactgagcaaattgctgacatcttcactaaaccacttgatgaatccactttctctaagttggtttgtgagctagggatgttaaatatgacatagttctcattgtatatatttttcatatgctttatatgtttttatatatttttgtgaattatctgtgtaattatatttgtgttattggattttatatgataacctgtaaattatctgataatattttgtgtaattatgcatgtttgtatattagtctttaattttctaaatgattatattctccccttattattttctaagcatctagataattatttttaattatttgtaataattttgtatttttcaaaattaattaagcataaatattagaatttaagttaattcatttaactgaattaaagttaagttcataaatatttatatttaattaaagttggaatttataaaatatttgtgcaatttatattattgttgttacagatttttgttaatatatattttattatttggttTTGCTGGGCTACACGTGCGTTACACCCGGTCACGTCTCGCGCACTACATCTTAACAAGGGAAGACAAGTACTCTAATTGTCTTACTCACCCCTGTACACAGACGCACTCGAGTATAAGCGTGTACTTTCACGCCTCCTAAGACAAAATTAAAGTTTGTCTTAACAGTATACCATCGTGGCACCATCGAGGCAAGCCACGATATGTAGACTAAATCACTCATTGTCTTACACGATAACATACACACGGTTTGTACTTATTTCTTTTAAACCCGTTTGACAAACTCGTTAGTTTGTCTTACCAAATCACAACCCCTCCCCTAAGACATCCAACTTATTTGTCTTGTAAacccttttctttttgttttcttcAGCCGCCTACATCATCTTCATACCAGCGATTTACACACCCATATCCCCTTCAACTCTGCTATACACATGATCTCGCCTGGTTTTCAAGTTTTTcctaaaaacttgctggttctATTGTTTTCAAGCATAATAACGCTTGCTGGGCTACGATTTTGCTCTGTTTTCAGCCGAATCCATGCTCGATTTTCTTCAGACCCGACCCGTCCGTGATACCCATTCGCTTGTGTTGCTTACTGTGTGATTTGATTGCGTTTTGAGTTTGTGTTTTCACTGGACTAGCTGCGATTTTACTCCTTTTACAGTCGAAACTCTGTCGGTTTGATTTATGAACTGGATTTGCTCACCGAGTTGTTGGGTTTTGTAGCTTTGTGCTTGTGTGCCGTTTGCTTGAGTAATCAGACTGGGTTTCATTGATTCGATTGCTGTGTTTTAGGGTTCTTGAAGTTCAATTTGGGGCTTTTGATTTTAATGGTGCTGGATTATTGACTGTTAACTGGTTTTGTGCTAAGACCTTGTTTGTATTGTGATTTAATTGGAGTTTGTGGAGTTAGTGGATATAACACCGTGTTTGGCCTTGGTGATTATTGGATTAATTGATTTTGGACCATTcactaattaattaagttttaattcgagtttatcctattaattcgaattaataattaattaattaattgtccattaattattagttgaaatttgcgagatatttgagaattatctttttatttgaaaaattctcgcttaattcaatttttaattataaaaatgaatggtcAATTCAGAATTAAGGAGACTAACTATTATGGGTACTTGGATCCCGATTCTTGCTCGCGTCGCTTCAGACCGTGGATTCGTTTTCTGAATGAACAGtgtttagtcagcacggccatTACTGCCTATGCAGACATTCAAGTGCAACCCCTCTATGACTTTTATTCCAGTGCAGTTAATTCAACTACTTTGGATAATTACAAGATCATTGGTGAAATTAGAGGAGGCAAGCGAATTACAATTACTACGGATGATGTGAACAGAATACTTGGATTCCCGAGGAATAATTTTGCTGAGGTTCCGTCTAACCATGAGTTGACTCACTTCTTTCAGACAATCCACTACCAAGGGGAAATCCAGCTGTCAAAGATGTCTAAGGGCAACCTAAGAGCTGAGTGGGATTTGTACTTTGATACTTTTGCGAAAGTATTTGCTCCCACTGACCGGAGAAATTTTGGTAATATATCTTCCCTTCTACAGGTCTTTGGATTCTGTTGTGCGCATAATCGTCCTATCAATTTTGGGGAGATTCTTATGAAGGTTATTATCAACAAGCTTGGTCCCGTAAAGAATCGGAATGTGCTAGACAATGCCAAAGTTGACTGCTTTTATCCAAGGTTCTTTATGTTGTTTTTGAATGACAAGATGTCTCAAGAAGACAAGATCTTCTACATGAACTCACCAGTGGCTCCTACATCTAAGTCTTGTACTAAGCTGATGACCATACTTACTGCTGCAAAGAAACATAATCGGGTTCCTCTCACTGTCACTCCTTTTATGCTGGAACAGTTCAATGCACAGTTACAGCCATATCAGCTACAAGTGGCACCACCTCCTCAACCACTGCAACAACTTCAACCAGGAGAACCACTTCCACCATTTCAACCTCAAGAagaacaacctcaacaacaaccaGAACCACAAGAGATGCAACAACAACATCACATTCCACCACTTCTACtcatccaagactaccaatcctcTAGCCAATCCTCACACTACTCTCCATACCAATCTCCTCACCAATCACCTCTACATCACCCTTCACCACCACCTGAAACAGAACCACCTCAACACAACTTCTTCCCTGTACAACAATCATCTATCCTTCCATCACAATCTGAACCTACACCCTCAAATGTCCAAACACAATACTTCccccaaacacaatcaacctctcagccactgccagCTGATTCTGACATCGACATTGAGCTACAGAACTTCCGTGACGACTTACAGGTAGctgaggtactttctaacttgtcatctaattttactGTTGATGTATCAGATTATGATTGTGAAATTGGTTTTGTGTGTCAGActgccagcattgaacctgaaaacacccaggttcataacccagCTGATGAATTCTTTTCAAACTCtggttcttcgtcaaacacttcCACCAACACTACTACACCTGGTGTTaagaaggtagcccggaaacggagtgggagtgctatGATTCGTGAACCCGCaactctgtctcataagaagctaAGGGTGGATGAACctaagacaactgcagccgcatccatttcctcccaaaaggatttggatactgaaatggtaaatatacagtctctagattcattctctcaacaggatgcgTTTATTGAAATTTGCCGTCCTACCGCGGtaccctgtaaagagtcaagcacatcactagcactcacgctagtaaacactcaaCCTGATCCTTTTGTTACTACACTtaatgagtgcacagattttcaaaacatgtttaatgaaaacttttctgatcactctttctttattGATCAGGGACTACTTGGCAGcttgcaagtaaatctgccttcacaggcatcggaaggacaatttgttccttcactaccTATGGTTGCATCTCAGGGAactttggtagtttatacaggtactgaTGACGGTGTGATAAAcacgagtgaagaaaggcaaacaccgagcgaaacacatgcacgtgagaatAGAGATCATTCTTCGAGTGTTCgcgaggtgagtgcacacaccaacatggatctgttacaggaacaaatggctgcccTGAGAGCTGAATGTGAAAGACTTCTTGCTGAAAATGCTAAGTTGAAGAGTGGAGAGCTAGTCACTCTACAGAAGCAAGTTGCTGATACTTCCTACACTTCTCTACAAAGGAAAATGGACgaacatgtcaagggtatttacTCTCGGATTGACAAGAATCATGAGCTCTGTATGTCAAAACTTCATAGCGTGGAGCAAACATTGGCCCAGGTTGTTGATTTTTTGAAGATTCCTAAGTCTACAGCTCAGtcaactccagaggatccctcaactaagggggagaaggataaggataaGGGTGGAGCAAGCAAAGGGAAAGAAAGTTCAAAGTACTCTTCTGAAGCAGCTAAACatgacaagtctaaaggcaaaatgcctgcatCTGATGACATCTTCTCTAATCAAgattatgataacattcctgatgatgttgctgatgatgatgcatttgatgctgCCTACTTccaagctgaagaagaaggtcatTTTGAGGAAAGATTTTTATTCACCGAGCAAGAGCCTATTGACCCTGAGCACTTGGAAAGGGTTCAAAAGTTTAAAgctgaacatgaagctagcaaggcAAAGCTTCGTGAACTACAAAGGCTGGTGGATGAAAAGAAGATTACTGATGAGCATATCAAgttggagaaacagaaactttGGGATGCTGCTTGTAAGCAGAAGAAAGAAGATATTGCTCGGAAAGTTGGAgaaagctgggacatcgcaaggaggatcttctctggacctcaaagggaaccttttcAAGATAAAAAGTTCAAATCATTCATATATGATTTaagagaggtaaaccctaacgaggatatgtttatgcgtgcctTTGCTTTTGAATTAGATTATATAACTGTTGGTGTCAGGAATCTCCTCGATCAATGGGAGATTATCATTTCTACTCATAGAAACGGGACATTCAGAGTTTCAGTTGATTCGTTCAAGTTGTTATCtcttactgaaatctgggtggcTCGTAACAAGATCCGACGCAGttcgaatctgaatgaactccttcgtgaccgACTTATGGAATATGCTGTTCATAATAGTCCACAAGTCGTCAGAAACCCATACTGTgtaaagttcattcacgagagcaagtttggaaccttctacttgGACCATCGACATCTTCAGAAATATGgtgttaatcagatggttcttgtatctacttttctgcgtaccaagggcttcgcttcgaaagccaaagctgatgctgatgctgagaTTGTGGCTTACTGCACAAAGAGAAAGGTACATcactacttcagaaagatgaagtatatcaacccaactcagccatcagactttatcgaagaccctgtggatacagAAGTTCAGTACCAGTTGTCCTTGGCTcgagaacgaaagaagcgtggtgaatccaccatatctgaagagcctactcagaatgagccgtCTACTCCTATTATTCATGTGTCAGatattgaagaaggagaagtcactcgctCTGAGTGAAATAGATTGACTAGGATATTTGTAAGATATGTTCATAGatcatccttttgtaatctattattatTCTGGTTCATGTTTAAtttaataccagaaacttttgctatttacatttgtatgtttaatcctttgtcttatctgttagttgagttatcctctaggaaatttgcctgttatgttaacaaacaaatagggggagattgaaaggcatatgtttagcctatttgtatttaaagaggtacaactcaattcagataagaaagctcagtaaatagcaagtcaccggaatccatacgaagaacgtcaaatgatttatcggaattttatatcagaaaaattccaggatgctgctgcagtcCACTgagagaagttcattaatatgttcaagcctcagtgcacaaataatcttttgtggcacgtccaggagttcagaaggtatgaagtttctatactttatttattcagatgattccaatttgtgaagaagaacttacaagacgaagactcgacgaacaagccacagcttaattgttttaatgacgaggaatattttattcagctagatacagatgaaccagacagtacatttgtgtatcagctacaaggattaaatattctacgtcaaacaaaggtggtagttcaattgattgacaattcaagatgaagatattaaagtttaaaagaagacagaagctctattaaagaaggaaagtgattaaatattaaatagattatatatattcacttctaatataattatattagtagtatattttatttagtaaattgattcactcttgaattaatttatctaatgaatatactcaactaatttaattaagtggattatattctatttattatttactaaacaaATCACTTTAAAGCTTTCTACATCTAGTTAGACAAAGAAATGCTTTGTCTAGCTCCTTTTAAGACACTCCAAGACATTGAAAAGCTTTGTCCTACCTTGTTATTAAAGCACATGGTCAAGACAACTCTTTTCTTTGCAAAGACAAGCTAGCACACACCAAGTACAAGACTTGGCATGTCTTTCCACATGCTTCCATGCTTTAATCATTATAATCGATGGCATGCTTTCTTGGAAAGTGACAAGTTGACATGTGTTAGTTTGCTTTGTCTTTCCTTTCTTTACTTTGTCATGACTAGCATAAAGTAGTCATACTTTGCTTTATTATGTCTTACCTTGTCTTGTTTTGTCATGGCAAAGCTAGTATATTGTCATACCTTGCTTAGCTTTGTCATGTCTTGCTTTAGTTGTCAAACCTTTAGGTTGTCTTGTTAGTTCaaatggttttgcctataaatatggccaccattcttcatttgtaagtgttcattcactttgacaaacacaagcacttgtaaaagctttcaagttttgctaaaacttgctattgttacatccacagttttactgtgctttgttaccggttgttttaatcactaatctagaatataccatgtcgaatttattctatgaacattagtggacattaaaactgaaccaatttaattatataacgacttcaaacattgttatattaattaattaaaatctgattaaaaaattatattccaatcagatttacttccgcgattattttgtgacgattgtattcaacccccccttctacaatcgcttcCGGACCTAACAGAGGTTCGtagccggaatcaagatctatgaCGGTGGCTGAGCGGTGGTGATGAATAAtaaggggtggctgagattagggtttcgagttgcctccagatgctcccaactcgtgtccccctaatttgcctgcgtacccctatatttataggggatcaagccagtaCGTAGTTCTTTTCTCCTTAGGAAACCTAAACCTAATAGGAATAGGCTTCCCGTTCTGctatcttcctcctgaaaggggcccaatacgatgaggcctagtcttgggccttgtagactctcgagcacccaagacttaccccaaatgcaaggacgcttctctactccccgacagggacaacccgccagactacagagatagagccttccagggtgtatcttcgagaaggttccacaagctccccgacaaggacaactcgccagactacagagcaaggcttcctctaatcttcattctctatctcccaaggaggacaactcctcagactacaaggtagagtcttcgacaaattaacagtaggatctatacacacccaagggcgtccccctaggtaAAATATGTCCCCTTCTGCCCTTCAAATGACGATCTTTCTCTGTAAGCTTCAACTTGGCGCGCCCTGAAGATAAGGCGCGCCCAATCTTCTTGAAGTAGTCTCTTCTGACTGACATGGCTAGCTTGGGCTTGGTCCATTCCTGAGCCCATCATAGTCTTCTTTTATGGGCCGGGTCTTCATGGtgatttttgcgtataacaCATATATCAGTTGACTAATGGTGGTCGCTTCGATAGCGATTGTGAAGATGGatcatcttcttgaagctttctCTTGTATGCTGCCTTCACCTTATCGTCTTCTCCTTGTCCTTTGAGCATGTAATCCTTCAAACGCTCCACATCTGAAAGCTTCACCGGCTTTACTAGAAAATCCTCTGCCCCTTGTTCCAAGCATCTGTCCACAAATCCATCCCTTTTTAGCCCGTAAATATAGAccatatactccttccgtcttaCTCCCTCcaccccctcaattgtttacattggaggggggacacggagaccaaaacaatgtatgaaaaatagtaaagttagatgaaaagtaggtaaaatggtgggacccatcaatatttaataatagatttgagatagtggagtaaaatagtaggtgtaatagtagtttttattgttaaatatgagataatggGAGAAGATAGTGAGTGTAATAATGAgaaaatttactatttatagtaacgtaaagaaatgagagggacatcccaaaatagaaaccgtaaagaaatgagagggacacaGCGAGTAATAAATTATAAGTAAATTTTTTGacatgttttttaaaattttataatgtagTTTCATAATTGATTACaaatcttttaataaaatttctattttgatgcttaaattttattaaaaaaaatatattatataactatactttatataaaTCTCAAAATCGTGAGTGTTGTGTTACATTATAGTATTATACCTATCGATTCGACTCATAATATTCTCGGAAGACATGATCACCACAGGAATCTTTCGCAGCGCTGAAGATGTCTGCTTCAAGACAATCAACACCAAACTTGGATCTATGGTCAAAACTCCTATATAAATAAGAATGGTCAACAAACCTTGAGTTTCTTCAGAAGCTGATATCCACTCATCCCAGGCATAGAATAGTCTGTTATTATCAGATTCACCTGATTACACAACCCTCAAAAcataaatttcataaaaatactAATACTAGTAAAAATTCATCATCACGGTTTGATAGCTAAGTGATTAAGAATTTATCCTCGCTCCTGAGTTGGACCCTGACTCACCCGATCAAATTCCACAGAGCTGCTTTTCTCTCCATCCAATCCCAGATACTGGAGAGCGCTGCTTCCACTCTCCACAGCCGTGACTGCACTAGTATTTTCGATCACATATATCAACCAAAATGTATTCTAAATTATTTACACACCCATGTACATATACATGAAAAGTAATAAGTGTAACCTTTACATGAAGAGATCTTGAGCAACCTCTCAATGACTTTCCTATCAACGAGACTATCATCAACAGCAAGAACATGCAGCAGCTCTTTGGTTTGAGGCATTGCAATGTACGTGGGTGTTGTGTTCGACTAAACAATAAAACAAGAGCAACTGAAGTTATCTACGCGCGCATTTCCATAAATGTAATATTCGAGTATATATAGCAGCAGCCTAGTGCACAGAGTAGAGATGAACATGTATACTACTAGTACTAGTGGTTAAAGGGGAAATCTACTTTAAGAAGCTAAAAGAGCAAGGACAAGAGATACAGCAAGATCTTTACCATATCAACCTCGCACAATCCCCCACTTGTACTTTACTCCCATTATTTTAATACTGTCGCTTATATTCACTTGTATAGTTGTATTGGCTTACTTTGTTttgacaaaatattttatatttatttattactcaCACCGTCTCAGTCAATTCTTTATGTTTGGTTTGGACATGCAGGTTAAGAAAATATGTATACAGTAGtggaaaaatgaaagaaaagtgggtgaagtgggaacccaataatttttaatgCATAAAAGGCAGTGTTCCAGAAATCCCTCGGAGTTCCAGGGCGATCGGAGTACCTTGTAGAGATTAATTGGGAaatcaaggattaatcggaaagattaatcgatattgtttttaaattattatatttaaatgtaatttaataattttatctacTTTTCACTACACAGAGTCAAATTGgtaaacaatataatatcatataataaataaatacttgatacatgtaatacaaaatcgttgattaaataaatatataccaatcaaactcttataaataatgtaagaaatattcaataaaaatattagtcattttactttttttatagGATATTAAGTTAAGTACAAATGAATACttaatttcttataatataatcataatttcatagtttatatttattaaaaaaaaattgttattggCCGCCTGGACCGCCTGGGCAGGATGTTGACCGTCTAACAacgatttttgtaaaaatacgtCTAATTCACCGTCTAGGACCGAATCGGGATCTTTTGGAGCCACCTAGCGCCTAGGCACCGCCAAGGCGGCTGCCTaggccgatttttagaacaccgaTAAAAGACAGATAGCAgagtaaaaatagtgtgaaaagTAAGTAGAAGTATtgtgaaaagggaggaaaaaATTGgtaagtggtgggacccatcaattattttaggtaagttttgaaatataaagaatCGGATGAAacatctcaaaaaaaaaactgtaaaaaatctcgtgg of the Daucus carota subsp. sativus chromosome 4, DH1 v3.0, whole genome shotgun sequence genome contains:
- the LOC108192321 gene encoding two-component response regulator-like APRR9 isoform X1, with protein sequence MFLLLMIVSLIGKSLRGCSRSLHSRLWRVEAALSSIWDWMERKAALWNLIGLFYAWDEWISASEETQGLLTILIYIGVLTIDPSLVLIVLKQTSSALRKIPVVIMSSENIMSRIDRCLEQGAEDFLVKPVKLSDVERLKDYMLKGQGEDDKVKAAYKRKLQEDDPSSQSLSKRPPLVN
- the LOC108192321 gene encoding two-component response regulator ARR5 isoform X2; amino-acid sequence: MPQTKELLHVLAVDDSLVDRKVIERLLKISSCKVTAVESGSSALQYLGLDGEKSSSVEFDRVNLIITDYSMPGMSGYQLLKKLKTSSALRKIPVVIMSSENIMSRIDRCLEQGAEDFLVKPVKLSDVERLKDYMLKGQGEDDKVKAAYKRKLQEDDPSSQSLSKRPPLVN
- the LOC108192321 gene encoding two-component response regulator ARR5 isoform X3, with translation MPQTKELLHVLAVDDSLVDRKVIERLLKISSFTAVESGSSALQYLGLDGEKSSSVEFDRVNLIITDYSMPGMSGYQLLKKLKTSSALRKIPVVIMSSENIMSRIDRCLEQGAEDFLVKPVKLSDVERLKDYMLKGQGEDDKVKAAYKRKLQEDDPSSQSLSKRPPLVN